The Cellulophaga lytica DSM 7489 nucleotide sequence CTATATACTGTAATTTACTTTCATCTCTATTATAATTAAAACTAATAGAACCTAGCTCTGTGTCTGCTTTTTTAATTTTGTAAATACCAGCTTTTTTAGGCGTGTTACTAAATGTTAAGGTTGCCTTATTAGTAAATGCTTGTTGTTGCGGAATAATTTCAGTTTTACCTTTTGTAATTTTTAGAACAACATCTTTATCTAGTTTTGTTTCTACATCTACATTAGTTGTTTTATTTAAAGTAGCATATAGTTTAGGTATATTAAAACTGCTGTATCCTATATTATATAAAGTAGGTACAATTAGGGGAGAGCCTTTAAAGTTAGAGTTTTTTGTAGTTAAACTACTGGTAAAGAAATAAACCCCGTTTGCTCCTAATAAAAAAGGAGAGCCATCTTGGTAGCTTAAAATTGAAGGAGCAGAACTGGTTACAATTAAAGAGCTATTAACCGTAGGGTACTGAAAGTTTGTTACCCTTTTTTGAAATACATTTTTGTATAATGTATGAGAAAAATTAATACCAGTAATTTTACGTTCTATTTTAGTTGTTCCTTTAATGTTTGTTTTAAAATAGTTTGATAGTAAATTATTATAGCTATTAGCATCTGTTTGTAAAGAAGGAATTATTAATAAACTTCCTCCATTTTTAGTAAATGAAACTATAGCATTTTTTAAAGATTCAGGAATTAAGTCTACTTCGTTTAAAACAATTAAATTTTGGCTAGGAATTTTACTGTAATTTAATTGGTTTATTGTTGTTGTAGTAGTTGTAAATTCATCTTCTGTAAATATTTTATTTAAAAAGTTGTTGTCTGTATTAGAAATAGTTAACACTTTTATTTTTTCTCTTTTATTTATATTAAAAAAGAAACTATTATCATAAAGTAAACCTGTATCTGTAAGCTCTATTTTACCATTAATTTTAACGTCTTTTGGTAATGTAAAATTTACTTCAGCTTTTTTAGAAGAATTAAATAATGCTGATGTTTTTGCTATTAATGTATCGTTATTATAAAGCGCAACCGCTGTGTTTTTTACATTGTTATTAGCTGTTAGGTTAGCACTTAGCTCTATATTGCTGGCATCTGTGTTAGAAATATAGATGCTATCAATACTAATATTATTAAAATTATTGGTTTTTTGTTTAACAGTGTAAACATTTATATTTTTTGTACTATCTAAACTTACAGCATTAGTTTTCTGTTGAAAATCAGACACAATAATTAAATCTTTAATACTATTGTTATTAGAACTAAATAGTGTGTTTGCCTTTAATAAAACATCATTTAAATGCAGCTGATTACTACTGTGCTCTAATGAAAGTAAATTATTTTGTATTTCTTTTAAAACTACATTTTTGTAGGTGCTTGTATTTGTAAAAAGACTAAAAACTTTTTCTTTTGGTGTATTTTTTACCAGCTCTTGTACTGCACTTTGTAAAATACTTGTGCCGTTATTAGGAGCTTGCATACTAAAAGAATTATCTATGTAAATGACAGTTTCTCTCTTTTTAAAAACATCTTTTTTTGCAAAATAAGGCTGAGCAAAGGCTATAATTAAAGCTGTAAATAGTAAAAGTCTAGTTATTAAAAGAAGCCACTTTTTTAAGTTTTTAGCTTTTTTGGATTGCGTTTTTACCTTTTGCAACATTGCAACGTTGGTAAAAGGAGTTTTTTTAAATCTACGGAGTTGAAAAAGATGAATAAATAGAGGAACCAATAGTAAAAATAAAGCCCAAAGAAGTTCCGGATATTTAAACTGCATTCCTTAATTTGATTTTTCAAATATAATGAAATTGCAGCAAAGCAGATAATACTTTAGCAAAAGAAAAAATAATCTTTTATTGTATTAATTTTTAAAGAATTAAGGTAGGTTTTTATACTTTTCTGCTCTTCTTGGTTAGCAACTGTAATTATAATTTGAGGATTTTTAACATCTGTGAGGACTGTAAAATGCTGTAATTTTATGTTGTAAATGTCTTTACCTATTTTTTGTTGGTTGTTACATACCCATTTAAAGTTAATATTTTTTTTAATTAGTTTTTTAGCAATTTCTTTTCCTTTTTTACCGGCACCCCAAACAAGTAGTGTTTTGTTTTTGCTATATTCTAACTCTAAAAAATAGTCAAGCTTTATATCTAAAAAGTAATTTTGTGCATAATGCTCACTGGTTCGTGATGTTCTGGTGGTATAGTCTCTCCACATATGCAAAACCCTGTTACATGGTATACATTGTATATTGTGCTTGTAAAATCTAAATGCTAAATCATAATCCTCAGGATATGTGTTGGGGTTAAATGCGTCTACATTTTCAAAGTCAGATTTATGTACCATCCAGCAAGGAGAAGGTATAACACACTCTTTGTATATTTCGGTGTAATTAGTACCAATTGAAGTTAATTTATTTAGCCATGCTTCATATTTTTTATAGCCTTCGTTAACGCCGTTTTCTGCAAAGTATTTAACCTTACCAACAGCAATATGTTTTTTGCCACTTTTTAAAAGCGAAGAAAGCATAACCTCAATCTTTTCAGGCATCATTATATCATCAGAATCCATTCTGGTAATATAGCTTCCATTAGATAATTTATAAGCTAACTGCAACGCGTTAATTATGCCTTTTCC carries:
- a CDS encoding BatA domain-containing protein; its protein translation is MQFKYPELLWALFLLLVPLFIHLFQLRRFKKTPFTNVAMLQKVKTQSKKAKNLKKWLLLITRLLLFTALIIAFAQPYFAKKDVFKKRETVIYIDNSFSMQAPNNGTSILQSAVQELVKNTPKEKVFSLFTNTSTYKNVVLKEIQNNLLSLEHSSNQLHLNDVLLKANTLFSSNNNSIKDLIIVSDFQQKTNAVSLDSTKNINVYTVKQKTNNFNNISIDSIYISNTDASNIELSANLTANNNVKNTAVALYNNDTLIAKTSALFNSSKKAEVNFTLPKDVKINGKIELTDTGLLYDNSFFFNINKREKIKVLTISNTDNNFLNKIFTEDEFTTTTTTINQLNYSKIPSQNLIVLNEVDLIPESLKNAIVSFTKNGGSLLIIPSLQTDANSYNNLLSNYFKTNIKGTTKIERKITGINFSHTLYKNVFQKRVTNFQYPTVNSSLIVTSSAPSILSYQDGSPFLLGANGVYFFTSSLTTKNSNFKGSPLIVPTLYNIGYSSFNIPKLYATLNKTTNVDVETKLDKDVVLKITKGKTEIIPQQQAFTNKATLTFSNTPKKAGIYKIKKADTELGSISFNYNRDESKLQYIDTNTIINSKNNDSIGQLLIKLENNQKVHELWKWFVIFALFFLVLEVLIQKYFK
- a CDS encoding glycosyltransferase family 2 protein; this translates as MNTPLVSILIPFKNVEKFFDDCITSIISQTYTNWEVIAINDHSTDKSAKILEKYTAKDNRIKTTLNTGKGIINALQLAYKLSNGSYITRMDSDDIMMPEKIEVMLSSLLKSGKKHIAVGKVKYFAENGVNEGYKKYEAWLNKLTSIGTNYTEIYKECVIPSPCWMVHKSDFENVDAFNPNTYPEDYDLAFRFYKHNIQCIPCNRVLHMWRDYTTRTSRTSEHYAQNYFLDIKLDYFLELEYSKNKTLLVWGAGKKGKEIAKKLIKKNINFKWVCNNQQKIGKDIYNIKLQHFTVLTDVKNPQIIITVANQEEQKSIKTYLNSLKINTIKDYFFFC